One genomic window of Oncorhynchus clarkii lewisi isolate Uvic-CL-2024 chromosome 5, UVic_Ocla_1.0, whole genome shotgun sequence includes the following:
- the LOC139409494 gene encoding origin recognition complex subunit 1 isoform X6 yields MVRYFTRLRVRRIYKWGGRPYIFDRKLKSYGFEYLNMSVEGQEAVTTVTPGQYILIEGNDDEYPFVAKLLKLFGDESHKQKKALVQWFLRMSEVPQNKKLLLGRSPHPQEIFYYLGRACDDEINAESILGTVHVQHVPEDTPFPEPGTKDTLYVKLSWDTKAFNVLDPVLMQDTSASTPPKPALPLFPPCASPTATPVSRGPVHRALPTPDPTVMRRAGSVSDTRATMSAGKRSTLEAESIHSASKLSASKILSAKRRGSAADTLGVRKKLQLSIGASPGKKMTRSDVLCELLDEEMESEKVISLKLSSSVSHSLQHGCSLSPMRSGCKTPNGQRRFPWKLTSISLDRLSPTALGEQDFSRPTTPSRRKESAMAIREPALGVLAEEDSEDSPMQPIALTPRSKRKSAQLVSLRIRKQLNLLDNTQELISDGDDDCFVPSKKELQSSSDEEKTDSEEETVARKTRGRNCKTSVRTPHKTPSKKKELKSSSDEEKTDSEEETVARKTRGRNCKTSVRTPHKTPSKKKELKSSSDEEKTDSEEETDSEEETVARKTRARNCKTSVRTPHKTPSKKKELQSSSDEEKTDSEEETDSEEETVARKTRARNCKTSVRTPHKTPSKKELQSSSDEEKTDSEEETDSEEETVARKTRARNCKTSVRTPHKTPSKKKELQSSSDEEKTDSEEETDSEEETVARKTRARNCKTSVRTPHKTPSKKKELQSSSNEEKTVVKKTRGRNCKTSVRTPHKTPSKKVTPSTPRCATPCIPSRTVPARQPGNILEEARARLHVSSVPESLPCREQEFQDIYNFVESKVMDGTGGCMYISGVPGTGKTATIHEVIRCLQHASDMDEIPTFRFIEINGMKMTDPHQAYVQILQKLTDQKVTADHAAALLEKRFSNPAPKKETTVLLVDELDLLWTRKQNVMYNLFDWPTRRHARLVVLTIANTMDLPERIMINRVASRLGLTRMSFQPYSFKQLQQIITSRLNKVKAFEEDALQLVSRKVAALSGDARRCLDICRRATEICEHSASHPSSAGLVKMSHVMEALDEMFSSSYITAIRCASLQEQLFLRAVIAEFRRLGLEEATFQQVFVQHRTLSRVEGLQPISVSEGLAVCQRLGACRLLLLEASRLDMLQRVRLNVSQDDVLYALKPVRD; encoded by the exons ATGGTCCGCTACTTTACAAGACTGAGAGTGAGACGTATCTACAAATGGGGCGGAAGACCTTATATCTTCGACAGAAAATTAAAGAGTTATGGCTTTGA GTACTTGAACATGAGCGTGGAGGGTCAGGAGGCAGTCACCACTGTAACACCTGGCCAGTACATCCTCATTGAGGGAAATGATGATGAATACCCCTTTGTTGCCAAGCTTCTCAAGTTATTTGGCGATG AGTCCCACAAGCAGAAGAAGGCGCTGGTGCAGTGGTTCTTGCGCATGTCTGAGGTGCCCCAAAATAAGAAGTTGTTGCTGGGCAGGAGCCCCCATCCCCAGGAGATCTTCTACTACCTGGGACGTGCCTGTGACGATGAGATCAACGCAGAATCCATCCTTGGCACTGTACAT GTCCAGCACGTCCCTGAAGATACTCCTTTTCCAGAGCCTGGAACCAAGGACACCCTCTATGTAAAGCTGTCCTGGGACACCAAGGCCTTCAATGTTTTAGACCCTGTCCTGATGCAGGATACCTCTGCCTCAACCCCCCCCAAACctgctctccctctgtttcccccctgTGCTTCCCCCACGGCAACCCCTGTGTCTCGGGGCCCGGTGCATCGTGCCCTGCCCACCCCAGACCCCACAGTGATGAGGAGAGCAGGGTCTGTGTCTGACACTAGAGCCACCATGAGCGCCGGGAAGAGGAGTACCCTTGAGGCAGAGTCGATCCACTCTGCCTCCAAGCTCTCTGCCTCTAAAATCCTGAGCGCCAAGAGGAGGGGCAGCGCTGCAGACACACTGGGTGTACGCAAGAAACTACAGCTCAGCATCGGGGCTA GTCCAGGGAAGAAAATGACCAGATCAGATGTCCTCTGTGAGCTCTTGGATGAAGAGATGGAGTCAGAGAAAGTTATATCCCTCAAACTGAGCTCCTCGGTTTCACACTCCCTCCAGCATGGCTGCAGCCTCTCTCCCATGAGAAGTGGCTGCAAGACCCCTAACGGCCAGAGGAGGTTCCCCTGGAAGCTCACCTCGATCAGCCTGGACAGACTGTCTCCTACTGCCCTGGGAGAACAGGACTTTtccag ACCTACCACCCCCTCCAGGAGGAAAGAGTCTGCCATGGCCATTAGAGAGCCTGCTCTGGGGGTGCT GGCGGAGGAGGACTCTGAGGACTCTCCCATGCAGCCGATTGCCTTGACTCCTCGCTCCAAGAGGAAGTCAGCCCAGCTGGTGTCGTTACGCATCAGGAAGCAGTT GAATCTGTTGGACAATACCCAAGAGCTGATCTCCGATGGCGATGATGACTGTTTCGTTCCCTCCAAGAAGGAACTACAGAGCAGCAGCGATGAAGAGAAGACCGATAGTGAGGAAGAGACCGTGGCGAGGAAGACCAGAGGAAGAAATTGCAAGACCTCCGTCAGGACCCCACACAAAACGCCCAGCAAGAAG AAGGAACTAAAGAGCAGCAGCGATGAAGAGAAGACCGATAGTGAGGAAGAGACCGTGGCGAGGAAGACCAGAGGAAGAAATTGCAAGACCTCCGTCAGGACCCCACACAAAACGCCCAGCAAGAAG AAGGAACTAAAGAGCAGCAGCGATGAAGAGAAGACCGATAGTGAGGAAGAGACCGATAGTGAGGAAGAGACCGTGGCGAGGAAGACCAGAGCAAGAAATTGCAAGACCTCCGTCAGGACCCCACACAAAACGCCCAGCAAGAAG AAGGAACTACAGAGCAGCAGCGATGAAGAGAAGACCGATAGTGAGGAAGAGACCGATAGTGAGGAAGAGACCGTGGCGAGGAAGACCAGAGCAAGAAATTGCAAGACCTCCGTCAGGACCCCACACAAAACGCCCAGCAAGAAG GAACTACAGAGCAGCAGCGATGAAGAGAAGACCGATAGTGAGGAAGAGACCGATAGTGAGGAAGAGACCGTGGCGAGGAAGACCAGAGCAAGAAATTGCAAGACCTCCGTCAGGACCCCACACAAAACGCCCAGCAAGAAG AAGGAACTACAGAGCAGCAGCGATGAAGAGAAGACCGATAGTGAGGAAGAGACCGATAGTGAGGAAGAGACCGTGGCGAGGAAGACCAGAGCAAGAAATTGCAAGACCTCCGTCAGGACCCCACACAAAACGCCCAGCAAGAAG AAGGAACTACAGAGCAGCAGCAATGAAGAGAAGACCGTGGTGAAGAAGACCAGAGGAAGAAATTGCAAGACCTCCGTCAGGACCCCACACAAAACGCCCAGCAAGAAG GTCACCCCAAGTACCCCCCGTTGTGCCACTCCCTGTATTCCCAGCCGGACTGTTCCAGCCAGGCAGCCTGGGAACATCCTGGAGGAGGCCAGGGCTAG GCTGCATGTGTCGTCAGTACCAGAATCTCTTCCCTGTAGGGAGCAGGAGTTCCAGGATATCTATAATTTTGTGGAGAGCAAGGTTATGGATGGGACCGGAGG GTGTATGTACATCTCTGGTGTTCCGGGAACTGGAAAAACCGCCACCATCCACGAGGTTATCCGGTGTCTACAGCACGCCTCTGATATGGATGAAATCCCCACGTTCCGATTCATCGAGATCAACGGCATGAAGATGACCGACCCTCACCAAGCCTACGTCCAGAttctacag AAACTGACGGACCAGAAGGTGACCGCTGACCACGCCGCAGCCCTATTGGAGAAAAGGTTCAGTAACCCCGCCCCCAAGAAGGAGACCACCGTGCTACTGGTGGACGAG ctggaCCTTCTGTGGACCAGGAAGCAGAATGTCATGTACAACCTGTTTGATTGGCCGACAAGGCGCCACGCCCGCCTGGTGGTGCTGACCATTGCCAACACCATGGACCTTCCTGAGCGGATCATGATCAACAGGGTGGCCAGCAGACTG GGCCTGACCAGGATGTCGTTCCAGCCGTACAGCTTCAAGCAGCTGCAGCAGATCATCACGTCCAGACTGAACAAGGTCAAGGCCTTCGAGGAGGACGCTTTGCAGCTGGTCTCCAGAAAG GTGGCAGCGTTGTCAGGAGACGCCCGGCGCTGTCTGGACATCTGTCGCCGCGCCACTGAGATTTGCGAACACTCCGCCTCGCACCCGTCCTCCGCGGGATTGGTGAAAATGAGTCATGTGATGGAGGCGCTGGATGAGAtgttctcctcctcctacatCACGGCCATTAG GTGTGCATCGTTGCAGGAACAGCTCTTCCTGAGGGCGGTCATTGCTGAGTTCAGACGACTGGGACTGGAGGAGGCCACCTTCCAACAG gtGTTTGTGCAGCACCGGACTCTGAGTCGTGTGGAGGGCCTGCAGCCCATCAGTGTGTCCGAGGGTCTGGCCGTGTGTCAGCGTCTGGGTGCGTGTCGTCTGCTGCTGCTGGAGGCCAGCCGTCTAGACATGCTACAGCGGGTCAGACTCAACGTCAGCCAGGATGACGTGCTCTACGCACTCAAACCTGTCAGAGACTGA
- the LOC139409494 gene encoding origin recognition complex subunit 1 isoform X2 codes for MVRYFTRLRVRRIYKWGGRPYIFDRKLKSYGFEYLNMSVEGQEAVTTVTPGQYILIEGNDDEYPFVAKLLKLFGDESHKQKKALVQWFLRMSEVPQNKKLLLGRSPHPQEIFYYLGRACDDEINAESILGTVHVQHVPEDTPFPEPGTKDTLYVKLSWDTKAFNVLDPVLMQDTSASTPPKPALPLFPPCASPTATPVSRGPVHRALPTPDPTVMRRAGSVSDTRATMSAGKRSTLEAESIHSASKLSASKILSAKRRGSAADTLGVRKKLQLSIGASPGKKMTRSDVLCELLDEEMESEKVISLKLSSSVSHSLQHGCSLSPMRSGCKTPNGQRRFPWKLTSISLDRLSPTALGEQDFSRPTTPSRRKESAMAIREPALGVLAEEDSEDSPMQPIALTPRSKRKSAQLVSLRIRKQLNLLDNTQELISDGDDDCFVPSKKELQSSSDEEKTDSEEETVARKTRGRNCKTSVRTPHKTPSKKELKSSSDEEKTDSEEETVARKTRGRNCKTSVRTPHKTPSKKKELKSSSDEEKTDSEEETDSEEETVARKTRARNCKTSVRTPHKTPSKKKELQSSSDEEKTDSEEETDSEEETVARKTRARNCKTSVRTPHKTPSKKKELQSSSDEEKTDSEEETDSEEETVARKTRARNCKTSVRTPHKTPSKKKELQSSSDEEKTDSEEETDSEEETVARKTRARNCKTSVRTPHKTPSKKKELQSSSNEEKTVVKKTRGRNCKTSVRTPHKTPSKKVTPSTPRCATPCIPSRTVPARQPGNILEEARARLHVSSVPESLPCREQEFQDIYNFVESKVMDGTGGCMYISGVPGTGKTATIHEVIRCLQHASDMDEIPTFRFIEINGMKMTDPHQAYVQILQKLTDQKVTADHAAALLEKRFSNPAPKKETTVLLVDELDLLWTRKQNVMYNLFDWPTRRHARLVVLTIANTMDLPERIMINRVASRLGLTRMSFQPYSFKQLQQIITSRLNKVKAFEEDALQLVSRKVAALSGDARRCLDICRRATEICEHSASHPSSAGLVKMSHVMEALDEMFSSSYITAIRCASLQEQLFLRAVIAEFRRLGLEEATFQQVFVQHRTLSRVEGLQPISVSEGLAVCQRLGACRLLLLEASRLDMLQRVRLNVSQDDVLYALKPVRD; via the exons ATGGTCCGCTACTTTACAAGACTGAGAGTGAGACGTATCTACAAATGGGGCGGAAGACCTTATATCTTCGACAGAAAATTAAAGAGTTATGGCTTTGA GTACTTGAACATGAGCGTGGAGGGTCAGGAGGCAGTCACCACTGTAACACCTGGCCAGTACATCCTCATTGAGGGAAATGATGATGAATACCCCTTTGTTGCCAAGCTTCTCAAGTTATTTGGCGATG AGTCCCACAAGCAGAAGAAGGCGCTGGTGCAGTGGTTCTTGCGCATGTCTGAGGTGCCCCAAAATAAGAAGTTGTTGCTGGGCAGGAGCCCCCATCCCCAGGAGATCTTCTACTACCTGGGACGTGCCTGTGACGATGAGATCAACGCAGAATCCATCCTTGGCACTGTACAT GTCCAGCACGTCCCTGAAGATACTCCTTTTCCAGAGCCTGGAACCAAGGACACCCTCTATGTAAAGCTGTCCTGGGACACCAAGGCCTTCAATGTTTTAGACCCTGTCCTGATGCAGGATACCTCTGCCTCAACCCCCCCCAAACctgctctccctctgtttcccccctgTGCTTCCCCCACGGCAACCCCTGTGTCTCGGGGCCCGGTGCATCGTGCCCTGCCCACCCCAGACCCCACAGTGATGAGGAGAGCAGGGTCTGTGTCTGACACTAGAGCCACCATGAGCGCCGGGAAGAGGAGTACCCTTGAGGCAGAGTCGATCCACTCTGCCTCCAAGCTCTCTGCCTCTAAAATCCTGAGCGCCAAGAGGAGGGGCAGCGCTGCAGACACACTGGGTGTACGCAAGAAACTACAGCTCAGCATCGGGGCTA GTCCAGGGAAGAAAATGACCAGATCAGATGTCCTCTGTGAGCTCTTGGATGAAGAGATGGAGTCAGAGAAAGTTATATCCCTCAAACTGAGCTCCTCGGTTTCACACTCCCTCCAGCATGGCTGCAGCCTCTCTCCCATGAGAAGTGGCTGCAAGACCCCTAACGGCCAGAGGAGGTTCCCCTGGAAGCTCACCTCGATCAGCCTGGACAGACTGTCTCCTACTGCCCTGGGAGAACAGGACTTTtccag ACCTACCACCCCCTCCAGGAGGAAAGAGTCTGCCATGGCCATTAGAGAGCCTGCTCTGGGGGTGCT GGCGGAGGAGGACTCTGAGGACTCTCCCATGCAGCCGATTGCCTTGACTCCTCGCTCCAAGAGGAAGTCAGCCCAGCTGGTGTCGTTACGCATCAGGAAGCAGTT GAATCTGTTGGACAATACCCAAGAGCTGATCTCCGATGGCGATGATGACTGTTTCGTTCCCTCCAAGAAGGAACTACAGAGCAGCAGCGATGAAGAGAAGACCGATAGTGAGGAAGAGACCGTGGCGAGGAAGACCAGAGGAAGAAATTGCAAGACCTCCGTCAGGACCCCACACAAAACGCCCAGCAAGAAG GAACTAAAGAGCAGCAGCGATGAAGAGAAGACCGATAGTGAGGAAGAGACCGTGGCGAGGAAGACCAGAGGAAGAAATTGCAAGACCTCCGTCAGGACCCCACACAAAACGCCCAGCAAGAAG AAGGAACTAAAGAGCAGCAGCGATGAAGAGAAGACCGATAGTGAGGAAGAGACCGATAGTGAGGAAGAGACCGTGGCGAGGAAGACCAGAGCAAGAAATTGCAAGACCTCCGTCAGGACCCCACACAAAACGCCCAGCAAGAAG AAGGAACTACAGAGCAGCAGCGATGAAGAGAAGACCGATAGTGAGGAAGAGACCGATAGTGAGGAAGAGACCGTGGCGAGGAAGACCAGAGCAAGAAATTGCAAGACCTCCGTCAGGACCCCACACAAAACGCCCAGCAAGAAG AAGGAACTACAGAGCAGCAGCGATGAAGAGAAGACCGATAGTGAGGAAGAGACCGATAGTGAGGAAGAGACCGTGGCGAGGAAGACCAGAGCAAGAAATTGCAAGACCTCCGTCAGGACCCCACACAAAACGCCCAGCAAGAAG AAGGAACTACAGAGCAGCAGCGATGAAGAGAAGACCGATAGTGAGGAAGAGACCGATAGTGAGGAAGAGACCGTGGCGAGGAAGACCAGAGCAAGAAATTGCAAGACCTCCGTCAGGACCCCACACAAAACGCCCAGCAAGAAG AAGGAACTACAGAGCAGCAGCAATGAAGAGAAGACCGTGGTGAAGAAGACCAGAGGAAGAAATTGCAAGACCTCCGTCAGGACCCCACACAAAACGCCCAGCAAGAAG GTCACCCCAAGTACCCCCCGTTGTGCCACTCCCTGTATTCCCAGCCGGACTGTTCCAGCCAGGCAGCCTGGGAACATCCTGGAGGAGGCCAGGGCTAG GCTGCATGTGTCGTCAGTACCAGAATCTCTTCCCTGTAGGGAGCAGGAGTTCCAGGATATCTATAATTTTGTGGAGAGCAAGGTTATGGATGGGACCGGAGG GTGTATGTACATCTCTGGTGTTCCGGGAACTGGAAAAACCGCCACCATCCACGAGGTTATCCGGTGTCTACAGCACGCCTCTGATATGGATGAAATCCCCACGTTCCGATTCATCGAGATCAACGGCATGAAGATGACCGACCCTCACCAAGCCTACGTCCAGAttctacag AAACTGACGGACCAGAAGGTGACCGCTGACCACGCCGCAGCCCTATTGGAGAAAAGGTTCAGTAACCCCGCCCCCAAGAAGGAGACCACCGTGCTACTGGTGGACGAG ctggaCCTTCTGTGGACCAGGAAGCAGAATGTCATGTACAACCTGTTTGATTGGCCGACAAGGCGCCACGCCCGCCTGGTGGTGCTGACCATTGCCAACACCATGGACCTTCCTGAGCGGATCATGATCAACAGGGTGGCCAGCAGACTG GGCCTGACCAGGATGTCGTTCCAGCCGTACAGCTTCAAGCAGCTGCAGCAGATCATCACGTCCAGACTGAACAAGGTCAAGGCCTTCGAGGAGGACGCTTTGCAGCTGGTCTCCAGAAAG GTGGCAGCGTTGTCAGGAGACGCCCGGCGCTGTCTGGACATCTGTCGCCGCGCCACTGAGATTTGCGAACACTCCGCCTCGCACCCGTCCTCCGCGGGATTGGTGAAAATGAGTCATGTGATGGAGGCGCTGGATGAGAtgttctcctcctcctacatCACGGCCATTAG GTGTGCATCGTTGCAGGAACAGCTCTTCCTGAGGGCGGTCATTGCTGAGTTCAGACGACTGGGACTGGAGGAGGCCACCTTCCAACAG gtGTTTGTGCAGCACCGGACTCTGAGTCGTGTGGAGGGCCTGCAGCCCATCAGTGTGTCCGAGGGTCTGGCCGTGTGTCAGCGTCTGGGTGCGTGTCGTCTGCTGCTGCTGGAGGCCAGCCGTCTAGACATGCTACAGCGGGTCAGACTCAACGTCAGCCAGGATGACGTGCTCTACGCACTCAAACCTGTCAGAGACTGA
- the LOC139409494 gene encoding origin recognition complex subunit 1 isoform X10 — protein MVRYFTRLRVRRIYKWGGRPYIFDRKLKSYGFEYLNMSVEGQEAVTTVTPGQYILIEGNDDEYPFVAKLLKLFGDESHKQKKALVQWFLRMSEVPQNKKLLLGRSPHPQEIFYYLGRACDDEINAESILGTVHVQHVPEDTPFPEPGTKDTLYVKLSWDTKAFNVLDPVLMQDTSASTPPKPALPLFPPCASPTATPVSRGPVHRALPTPDPTVMRRAGSVSDTRATMSAGKRSTLEAESIHSASKLSASKILSAKRRGSAADTLGVRKKLQLSIGASPGKKMTRSDVLCELLDEEMESEKVISLKLSSSVSHSLQHGCSLSPMRSGCKTPNGQRRFPWKLTSISLDRLSPTALGEQDFSRPTTPSRRKESAMAIREPALGVLAEEDSEDSPMQPIALTPRSKRKSAQLVSLRIRKQLNLLDNTQELISDGDDDCFVPSKKELQSSSDEEKTDSEEETVARKTRGRNCKTSVRTPHKTPSKKKELKSSSDEEKTDSEEETVARKTRGRNCKTSVRTPHKTPSKKELQSSSDEEKTDSEEETDSEEETVARKTRARNCKTSVRTPHKTPSKKKELQSSSDEEKTDSEEETDSEEETVARKTRARNCKTSVRTPHKTPSKKKELQSSSDEEKTDSEEETDSEEETVARKTRARNCKTSVRTPHKTPSKKKELQSSSNEEKTVVKKTRGRNCKTSVRTPHKTPSKKVTPSTPRCATPCIPSRTVPARQPGNILEEARARLHVSSVPESLPCREQEFQDIYNFVESKVMDGTGGCMYISGVPGTGKTATIHEVIRCLQHASDMDEIPTFRFIEINGMKMTDPHQAYVQILQKLTDQKVTADHAAALLEKRFSNPAPKKETTVLLVDELDLLWTRKQNVMYNLFDWPTRRHARLVVLTIANTMDLPERIMINRVASRLGLTRMSFQPYSFKQLQQIITSRLNKVKAFEEDALQLVSRKVAALSGDARRCLDICRRATEICEHSASHPSSAGLVKMSHVMEALDEMFSSSYITAIRCASLQEQLFLRAVIAEFRRLGLEEATFQQVFVQHRTLSRVEGLQPISVSEGLAVCQRLGACRLLLLEASRLDMLQRVRLNVSQDDVLYALKPVRD, from the exons ATGGTCCGCTACTTTACAAGACTGAGAGTGAGACGTATCTACAAATGGGGCGGAAGACCTTATATCTTCGACAGAAAATTAAAGAGTTATGGCTTTGA GTACTTGAACATGAGCGTGGAGGGTCAGGAGGCAGTCACCACTGTAACACCTGGCCAGTACATCCTCATTGAGGGAAATGATGATGAATACCCCTTTGTTGCCAAGCTTCTCAAGTTATTTGGCGATG AGTCCCACAAGCAGAAGAAGGCGCTGGTGCAGTGGTTCTTGCGCATGTCTGAGGTGCCCCAAAATAAGAAGTTGTTGCTGGGCAGGAGCCCCCATCCCCAGGAGATCTTCTACTACCTGGGACGTGCCTGTGACGATGAGATCAACGCAGAATCCATCCTTGGCACTGTACAT GTCCAGCACGTCCCTGAAGATACTCCTTTTCCAGAGCCTGGAACCAAGGACACCCTCTATGTAAAGCTGTCCTGGGACACCAAGGCCTTCAATGTTTTAGACCCTGTCCTGATGCAGGATACCTCTGCCTCAACCCCCCCCAAACctgctctccctctgtttcccccctgTGCTTCCCCCACGGCAACCCCTGTGTCTCGGGGCCCGGTGCATCGTGCCCTGCCCACCCCAGACCCCACAGTGATGAGGAGAGCAGGGTCTGTGTCTGACACTAGAGCCACCATGAGCGCCGGGAAGAGGAGTACCCTTGAGGCAGAGTCGATCCACTCTGCCTCCAAGCTCTCTGCCTCTAAAATCCTGAGCGCCAAGAGGAGGGGCAGCGCTGCAGACACACTGGGTGTACGCAAGAAACTACAGCTCAGCATCGGGGCTA GTCCAGGGAAGAAAATGACCAGATCAGATGTCCTCTGTGAGCTCTTGGATGAAGAGATGGAGTCAGAGAAAGTTATATCCCTCAAACTGAGCTCCTCGGTTTCACACTCCCTCCAGCATGGCTGCAGCCTCTCTCCCATGAGAAGTGGCTGCAAGACCCCTAACGGCCAGAGGAGGTTCCCCTGGAAGCTCACCTCGATCAGCCTGGACAGACTGTCTCCTACTGCCCTGGGAGAACAGGACTTTtccag ACCTACCACCCCCTCCAGGAGGAAAGAGTCTGCCATGGCCATTAGAGAGCCTGCTCTGGGGGTGCT GGCGGAGGAGGACTCTGAGGACTCTCCCATGCAGCCGATTGCCTTGACTCCTCGCTCCAAGAGGAAGTCAGCCCAGCTGGTGTCGTTACGCATCAGGAAGCAGTT GAATCTGTTGGACAATACCCAAGAGCTGATCTCCGATGGCGATGATGACTGTTTCGTTCCCTCCAAGAAGGAACTACAGAGCAGCAGCGATGAAGAGAAGACCGATAGTGAGGAAGAGACCGTGGCGAGGAAGACCAGAGGAAGAAATTGCAAGACCTCCGTCAGGACCCCACACAAAACGCCCAGCAAGAAG AAGGAACTAAAGAGCAGCAGCGATGAAGAGAAGACCGATAGTGAGGAAGAGACCGTGGCGAGGAAGACCAGAGGAAGAAATTGCAAGACCTCCGTCAGGACCCCACACAAAACGCCCAGCAAGAAG GAACTACAGAGCAGCAGCGATGAAGAGAAGACCGATAGTGAGGAAGAGACCGATAGTGAGGAAGAGACCGTGGCGAGGAAGACCAGAGCAAGAAATTGCAAGACCTCCGTCAGGACCCCACACAAAACGCCCAGCAAGAAG AAGGAACTACAGAGCAGCAGCGATGAAGAGAAGACCGATAGTGAGGAAGAGACCGATAGTGAGGAAGAGACCGTGGCGAGGAAGACCAGAGCAAGAAATTGCAAGACCTCCGTCAGGACCCCACACAAAACGCCCAGCAAGAAG AAGGAACTACAGAGCAGCAGCGATGAAGAGAAGACCGATAGTGAGGAAGAGACCGATAGTGAGGAAGAGACCGTGGCGAGGAAGACCAGAGCAAGAAATTGCAAGACCTCCGTCAGGACCCCACACAAAACGCCCAGCAAGAAG AAGGAACTACAGAGCAGCAGCAATGAAGAGAAGACCGTGGTGAAGAAGACCAGAGGAAGAAATTGCAAGACCTCCGTCAGGACCCCACACAAAACGCCCAGCAAGAAG GTCACCCCAAGTACCCCCCGTTGTGCCACTCCCTGTATTCCCAGCCGGACTGTTCCAGCCAGGCAGCCTGGGAACATCCTGGAGGAGGCCAGGGCTAG GCTGCATGTGTCGTCAGTACCAGAATCTCTTCCCTGTAGGGAGCAGGAGTTCCAGGATATCTATAATTTTGTGGAGAGCAAGGTTATGGATGGGACCGGAGG GTGTATGTACATCTCTGGTGTTCCGGGAACTGGAAAAACCGCCACCATCCACGAGGTTATCCGGTGTCTACAGCACGCCTCTGATATGGATGAAATCCCCACGTTCCGATTCATCGAGATCAACGGCATGAAGATGACCGACCCTCACCAAGCCTACGTCCAGAttctacag AAACTGACGGACCAGAAGGTGACCGCTGACCACGCCGCAGCCCTATTGGAGAAAAGGTTCAGTAACCCCGCCCCCAAGAAGGAGACCACCGTGCTACTGGTGGACGAG ctggaCCTTCTGTGGACCAGGAAGCAGAATGTCATGTACAACCTGTTTGATTGGCCGACAAGGCGCCACGCCCGCCTGGTGGTGCTGACCATTGCCAACACCATGGACCTTCCTGAGCGGATCATGATCAACAGGGTGGCCAGCAGACTG GGCCTGACCAGGATGTCGTTCCAGCCGTACAGCTTCAAGCAGCTGCAGCAGATCATCACGTCCAGACTGAACAAGGTCAAGGCCTTCGAGGAGGACGCTTTGCAGCTGGTCTCCAGAAAG GTGGCAGCGTTGTCAGGAGACGCCCGGCGCTGTCTGGACATCTGTCGCCGCGCCACTGAGATTTGCGAACACTCCGCCTCGCACCCGTCCTCCGCGGGATTGGTGAAAATGAGTCATGTGATGGAGGCGCTGGATGAGAtgttctcctcctcctacatCACGGCCATTAG GTGTGCATCGTTGCAGGAACAGCTCTTCCTGAGGGCGGTCATTGCTGAGTTCAGACGACTGGGACTGGAGGAGGCCACCTTCCAACAG gtGTTTGTGCAGCACCGGACTCTGAGTCGTGTGGAGGGCCTGCAGCCCATCAGTGTGTCCGAGGGTCTGGCCGTGTGTCAGCGTCTGGGTGCGTGTCGTCTGCTGCTGCTGGAGGCCAGCCGTCTAGACATGCTACAGCGGGTCAGACTCAACGTCAGCCAGGATGACGTGCTCTACGCACTCAAACCTGTCAGAGACTGA